In Listeria monocytogenes, the following proteins share a genomic window:
- the tsaD gene encoding tRNA (adenosine(37)-N6)-threonylcarbamoyltransferase complex transferase subunit TsaD, with product MKKNTLILGIESSCDETAASVVKNGNEIISSVVASQIESHKRFGGVVPEIASRHHVEQITLVIEEALKQANVTMDDLDGVAVTEGPGLVGALLIGVNAAKTLAFMHNLPLVGVHHIAGHIYANRFETELKFPLLSLVVSGGHTELVLMKADNEFEIIGETRDDAAGEAYDKVARTLGLAYPGGVQIDKLAKDGEDTFHFPRAMMDEGSFDFSFSGLKSSFINTLHNLRQRGEEPNPNDMAASFQASVVDVLVSKTIRAAKQYDVKQLLLAGGVAANQGLRERLIQEVKLELPETELIIPPLALCGDNAAMIAAAGTVSFLQGKRSGFDMNANPGLLLEDI from the coding sequence ATGAAAAAAAATACATTAATTCTTGGAATAGAATCTAGCTGTGATGAAACAGCTGCTTCTGTTGTGAAAAATGGTAATGAAATTATATCAAGTGTGGTGGCTTCTCAAATTGAGAGCCATAAACGATTTGGCGGGGTAGTTCCTGAAATCGCCTCGAGACATCATGTGGAGCAAATTACGCTTGTGATTGAAGAAGCTTTAAAACAAGCAAATGTGACGATGGATGATTTAGACGGGGTAGCTGTGACAGAAGGTCCAGGCTTGGTTGGCGCTTTGCTTATCGGAGTGAATGCGGCTAAAACGCTTGCTTTTATGCATAATTTACCTTTAGTCGGCGTGCATCACATCGCTGGCCATATTTACGCAAATCGTTTTGAAACTGAACTCAAATTTCCGCTACTTTCATTAGTTGTCAGCGGCGGTCATACTGAACTAGTTTTAATGAAAGCGGACAATGAGTTTGAAATTATCGGGGAGACAAGGGACGATGCAGCTGGTGAAGCTTATGATAAAGTAGCGCGCACACTTGGTCTTGCTTATCCGGGCGGCGTGCAAATTGATAAACTTGCCAAAGACGGCGAAGACACGTTTCATTTTCCAAGGGCGATGATGGATGAGGGTTCGTTTGATTTTAGTTTTAGTGGATTGAAGTCTTCCTTTATTAACACGCTTCATAATTTAAGGCAGCGTGGTGAGGAGCCAAATCCAAACGATATGGCGGCGAGTTTTCAAGCAAGCGTTGTGGATGTTTTAGTAAGCAAAACGATTCGCGCAGCTAAACAATACGATGTGAAACAACTGCTTCTTGCGGGAGGCGTGGCAGCGAACCAAGGTTTACGAGAACGCCTTATTCAAGAAGTAAAACTAGAGCTCCCGGAGACAGAACTGATTATTCCACCATTAGCCTTATGCGGAGACAATGCGGCAATGATTGCTGCTGCAGGGACTGTGAGTTTCTTACAAGGAAAACGTAGTGGTTTTGATATGAATGCGAATCCGGGATTATTGCTGGAAGATATATAA
- a CDS encoding ABC-F family ATP-binding cassette domain-containing protein gives MILLQVQQISKFFGAEVILDNIKLEVKTGDRIALVGRNGAGKSTLLKIIAGKMSYDGGTISKPKSVEIGYLAQNTGLESSKTIWDEMLSVFDSLRKMEADLRKMELRLGEPELYNDPEKYQALMTDYDTLQHTFKEIGGYTYEAEIRSVLNGLRFYPEDYEVEIASLSGGQKTRLALAKLLLAKQDILVLDEPTNHLDIETLAWLETYLQNYHGSLLIVSHDRYFLDKVVNQVYEISRTKIDHYKGNYSSFVSQKQAKLEQMWKEFDKQQKQIAKLEDFVARNIVRASTTKRAQSRRKQLEKMDVLGRPQGDEKAARFGFQFEKQTGKDVLMVDQLSIGYAKDKRIASNLTFEMKRQDSLALVGPNGIGKSTLLKTLIRDIPALSGEFHFGAGVKIGYYDQEQAKLTSNKTVLMELWDDYPELNEVNVRTTLGNFLFSDDDVLKNVQSLSGGEKARLALAKLTLLEANVLILDEPTNHLDIESKEVLEAALIDFEGTILFVSHDRYFINRIASKIVELAPEKATVFLGDYDYYQEKLAEAKELARLDAEDRRKKGEQVEATASVRKLNYQEEKEQQKLLRQRKRKLEEVEKSMEATDEKIAELEHQLTNPEVFQDHEKALEITQELDAVKATGEKLMEEWETLSEELESM, from the coding sequence ATGATATTATTACAAGTTCAGCAAATTTCTAAATTCTTCGGTGCAGAAGTTATTTTAGATAATATTAAATTAGAAGTTAAAACAGGCGACCGAATCGCTCTAGTTGGCCGAAATGGCGCAGGAAAATCCACTTTACTTAAAATTATCGCTGGTAAGATGAGCTACGACGGCGGAACTATCTCCAAACCAAAAAGCGTAGAAATCGGCTATTTAGCGCAAAATACCGGGCTAGAATCTTCTAAAACAATTTGGGATGAAATGCTTAGTGTGTTTGATTCGCTTCGAAAAATGGAAGCTGATTTACGTAAAATGGAGCTTCGTCTTGGCGAACCAGAACTTTATAATGACCCAGAAAAATACCAAGCACTAATGACAGACTATGACACGTTACAACATACTTTTAAAGAAATAGGCGGTTATACTTATGAAGCAGAAATTCGTTCTGTTTTAAATGGATTGCGTTTTTATCCAGAAGATTATGAAGTAGAAATTGCTTCTTTAAGCGGTGGACAAAAGACAAGACTTGCTTTAGCTAAATTATTACTAGCTAAACAAGATATTCTTGTTCTTGATGAACCGACCAACCATTTAGATATCGAAACACTAGCATGGCTCGAAACTTACTTGCAAAATTATCACGGTTCATTACTCATCGTTTCCCACGACCGTTACTTCCTTGATAAAGTCGTGAATCAAGTATATGAAATCAGCCGCACAAAAATAGACCATTACAAAGGGAATTACAGCTCCTTCGTAAGTCAAAAACAAGCGAAATTAGAGCAAATGTGGAAAGAATTCGACAAACAACAAAAGCAAATTGCGAAACTTGAAGATTTTGTTGCCAGAAATATCGTTCGCGCATCGACAACGAAGCGCGCCCAGAGTAGAAGAAAACAATTAGAAAAAATGGATGTACTTGGTCGCCCGCAAGGTGATGAAAAAGCGGCTCGTTTTGGTTTCCAATTTGAAAAGCAAACAGGTAAAGATGTATTAATGGTAGATCAGCTGAGCATTGGTTACGCGAAAGATAAGCGCATTGCTTCCAACTTAACATTCGAAATGAAACGCCAAGATAGTCTCGCGCTCGTTGGTCCAAACGGAATCGGCAAGTCTACCCTGCTTAAAACACTTATTCGTGACATTCCAGCTCTAAGTGGCGAATTCCATTTCGGGGCTGGCGTGAAAATTGGCTACTACGATCAAGAGCAAGCCAAATTGACATCTAACAAAACGGTTTTAATGGAACTATGGGACGATTATCCAGAACTGAATGAAGTAAATGTTCGTACAACGCTCGGGAATTTTCTTTTTTCAGATGATGATGTATTAAAAAATGTCCAATCTTTAAGCGGTGGCGAAAAAGCGCGGCTCGCCCTTGCGAAACTTACTTTATTAGAGGCCAATGTCCTTATTCTCGATGAACCGACCAACCATTTAGACATTGAAAGTAAAGAAGTTTTAGAAGCTGCTTTAATCGATTTTGAAGGCACCATTCTATTTGTTTCCCATGACCGCTATTTTATCAACCGAATTGCTTCGAAAATCGTCGAGCTAGCGCCGGAAAAAGCGACCGTTTTCTTAGGAGATTACGATTATTATCAAGAAAAATTAGCTGAAGCAAAGGAACTCGCACGTCTTGATGCCGAAGATCGTCGCAAAAAAGGAGAACAAGTGGAAGCAACCGCCTCTGTTCGAAAATTAAACTATCAAGAAGAAAAAGAACAACAAAAACTTCTTCGCCAAAGAAAACGCAAGCTAGAAGAAGTAGAAAAATCCATGGAAGCAACCGATGAAAAAATCGCCGAACTTGAACACCAATTAACGAACCCAGAAGTTTTCCAAGATCATGAAAAAGCCCTTGAAATCACTCAAGAGCTAGACGCCGTAAAAGCAACCGGAGAAAAACTTATGGAAGAGTGGGAAACATTAAGCGAAGAACTGGAATCCATGTAA
- the crcB gene encoding fluoride efflux transporter CrcB encodes MYFLYVGIFGALGGMCRYAMNLWLGGGDFPSATLAVNLIGCFLLAFLMQFLAEKSRISLVILNGIGTGFIGAFTTFSAFSVDTIQLIQNGAWVLALSYVLASFIGGLIMVKLGRMLSNKLLNRGAERVH; translated from the coding sequence ATGTATTTTTTATATGTGGGGATTTTTGGTGCATTAGGTGGAATGTGCCGTTATGCAATGAACTTATGGCTTGGCGGCGGAGATTTTCCTTCTGCGACATTGGCGGTTAATTTAATTGGTTGTTTTTTATTGGCTTTTCTTATGCAATTTTTGGCGGAAAAATCACGTATTTCTTTGGTGATTTTAAATGGGATTGGCACTGGTTTTATTGGTGCATTTACGACATTCTCGGCTTTTAGCGTAGATACGATCCAACTAATACAAAATGGAGCATGGGTATTGGCGCTTAGTTATGTGTTAGCTAGTTTCATTGGTGGGCTTATTATGGTGAAACTTGGTCGAATGCTTAGCAATAAGTTACTGAATCGAGGTGCAGAGCGTGTTCATTAA
- the tsaB gene encoding tRNA (adenosine(37)-N6)-threonylcarbamoyltransferase complex dimerization subunit type 1 TsaB produces the protein MILGMDTSSDTMTIALFNEGVVLGEYTTNLKKNHSVRLLPAIAALMDECGVKPTDLKKIAVAKGPGSYTGLRIGVTVAKTMAWDAGIPIVGISSLALLAENGLYFPGKVVALMDARRNNVYAGIYHASEGKMENIFADGHIALAELLEPLASSDEPILFVGTLTEQICATVTEILGEQAIFGQADYTYSRASSLVKLAADLDGEPADNFVPAYLKLAEAESKWLESRGSE, from the coding sequence ATGATACTTGGAATGGATACGTCTTCCGATACGATGACGATAGCACTTTTTAATGAGGGTGTCGTTCTCGGTGAATATACAACAAATTTGAAAAAAAATCATAGTGTGCGCTTACTTCCGGCGATTGCTGCTTTAATGGATGAATGTGGAGTAAAACCTACTGACTTAAAAAAAATCGCTGTGGCAAAAGGTCCAGGATCTTATACCGGGCTTCGTATTGGCGTAACAGTTGCGAAAACAATGGCTTGGGATGCGGGGATTCCGATTGTAGGTATTTCTTCTTTGGCACTTTTAGCAGAGAATGGTTTGTACTTTCCTGGAAAAGTGGTTGCGTTGATGGATGCGCGCCGTAATAATGTATATGCGGGTATTTATCATGCAAGCGAGGGCAAAATGGAAAATATTTTTGCAGATGGACATATTGCTTTAGCTGAATTACTTGAACCTTTGGCGTCAAGTGACGAACCAATTTTATTTGTTGGAACTTTAACGGAACAAATTTGTGCGACTGTGACGGAAATCCTTGGCGAGCAGGCGATTTTTGGTCAGGCGGATTATACGTATTCGCGGGCTAGCTCACTTGTAAAACTAGCAGCGGATTTGGACGGTGAGCCGGCAGACAACTTTGTCCCTGCTTATTTAAAACTGGCAGAAGCGGAGAGCAAATGGTTGGAATCGAGGGGTTCCGAGTGA
- a CDS encoding redox-sensing transcriptional repressor Rex, giving the protein MMEETTKIPQATAKRLPLYHRYLKYLDESGKERVSSAELSEAVKVDSATIRRDFSYFGALGKKGYGYNVSYILDFFSKTLSQDKQTNVALIGVGNLGTALLHYNFMKNNNIKIVAAFDVDPAKVGSVQQDIPIYHLNDMEEIVRENGVEVVILTVPADEAQVTVDRLIEADVKGILNFTPARISVPKQVRVHHIDLTTELQTLIYFLENYPAKTE; this is encoded by the coding sequence ATGATGGAGGAAACAACAAAAATTCCACAAGCGACAGCAAAACGCTTACCATTATATCATCGTTACTTGAAATACTTAGATGAGTCAGGTAAGGAACGAGTATCATCGGCGGAATTAAGTGAAGCGGTGAAAGTTGATTCAGCGACTATTCGACGTGATTTTTCGTACTTTGGCGCATTAGGTAAGAAAGGATACGGGTATAACGTTTCTTACATACTCGACTTTTTCAGCAAAACACTTAGTCAGGACAAACAGACAAATGTTGCACTAATCGGTGTAGGTAACCTAGGTACAGCATTATTACATTATAATTTCATGAAAAATAATAATATCAAAATCGTTGCTGCATTTGATGTAGATCCAGCGAAAGTAGGTAGTGTTCAACAAGACATTCCAATTTATCACTTAAATGATATGGAAGAAATTGTTCGTGAAAACGGTGTGGAAGTAGTTATTCTGACAGTTCCTGCTGACGAAGCACAAGTAACAGTAGATCGTTTAATCGAAGCAGATGTAAAAGGTATTCTAAACTTTACACCAGCTCGTATCAGTGTTCCAAAACAAGTTCGTGTGCACCATATCGATTTGACTACGGAATTACAAACGTTAATCTATTTCCTGGAAAATTATCCAGCGAAAACAGAATAA
- the crcB gene encoding fluoride efflux transporter CrcB, with translation MFINFLLVGFGAGLGAMLRYGISIFVKSKWKTNFPFATFFINITGSFLLGFLVSSALGPDWQLFLGTGFMGGYTTFSTFKVESMELKWKTNYRVLFSYLGCTYVFGLVAAFIGIMLGI, from the coding sequence GTGTTCATTAATTTTTTACTAGTTGGTTTTGGTGCAGGGCTTGGCGCAATGCTACGATACGGAATTTCGATATTTGTTAAAAGTAAATGGAAGACAAACTTTCCTTTCGCGACTTTTTTTATTAATATAACTGGTTCATTTTTGTTAGGTTTTCTAGTATCATCCGCACTTGGGCCTGATTGGCAGTTATTTCTTGGCACTGGTTTTATGGGAGGATATACGACGTTTTCGACTTTTAAAGTGGAGAGTATGGAATTAAAATGGAAAACGAATTATCGTGTATTATTTTCGTATTTAGGCTGTACGTATGTGTTTGGCTTAGTGGCAGCTTTTATCGGCATAATGCTAGGTATATAA
- a CDS encoding alpha/beta hydrolase: MKKILIISSSIVVSLLVIITICASFYLYSYALARDNSSMNDTATTDETTATAKLAKKNREENVAWMEKQNLTQWTEKTADDLKLVATYLAADKPSNTTIILAHGYRGKSGKVEMAGLARMYHEKFSYNVLMPDARAHGKSEGENIGFGWPERKDYVEWIDQVIDKNGTDTQIALHGVSMGSSTVLMTSGEKLPKQVKSVIADCGYTSMDAELSYQLKAMFHLPKFPIIPTASLINKAKEGFFFSEASAIDAVAKTDLPIFYIHGDSDAFVPTYMVDELYDATNSYKEKWIVKGAEHGQAFTVDPKTYEEKVRQFLNKTM; this comes from the coding sequence ATGAAAAAGATTTTAATTATTTCTAGTTCGATTGTCGTTAGTTTACTTGTCATTATTACTATTTGCGCAAGTTTTTACTTGTATAGTTATGCTTTGGCTCGTGACAATTCCAGCATGAATGACACTGCAACAACAGACGAAACCACCGCCACAGCCAAACTAGCAAAGAAAAACCGGGAAGAAAATGTGGCTTGGATGGAAAAGCAAAATCTCACGCAATGGACAGAAAAAACAGCAGACGATTTGAAACTTGTTGCTACTTATTTAGCAGCAGATAAACCATCTAACACAACCATCATTTTAGCCCACGGTTATCGCGGTAAAAGCGGTAAAGTTGAAATGGCAGGTCTTGCTCGGATGTACCATGAAAAATTTAGTTACAACGTTTTAATGCCTGATGCTAGAGCGCACGGCAAAAGCGAAGGTGAAAATATTGGATTTGGTTGGCCTGAACGAAAAGATTATGTGGAGTGGATTGACCAAGTAATTGATAAAAACGGTACAGATACGCAAATCGCACTACATGGTGTTTCCATGGGTAGTTCTACTGTCCTTATGACAAGCGGTGAAAAGCTACCAAAACAAGTCAAAAGTGTTATCGCGGATTGTGGCTATACCTCGATGGACGCTGAACTTTCTTATCAATTAAAAGCCATGTTCCACTTACCAAAATTTCCGATAATCCCAACAGCTAGTTTAATTAATAAAGCCAAAGAAGGTTTCTTTTTCAGCGAAGCAAGTGCGATTGATGCGGTCGCTAAAACAGACTTGCCGATTTTCTACATTCATGGTGATTCGGATGCATTCGTCCCCACTTATATGGTAGACGAACTTTACGATGCTACGAATAGCTATAAAGAAAAATGGATTGTCAAAGGAGCAGAACACGGTCAAGCATTCACGGTAGATCCAAAAACATACGAAGAAAAAGTACGCCAATTTTTAAATAAAACGATGTAA
- the tsaE gene encoding tRNA (adenosine(37)-N6)-threonylcarbamoyltransferase complex ATPase subunit type 1 TsaE yields MEYELIMTSERETRLRAKQLGEQLAAGDVILLEGDLGAGKTTFTKGLGEGLLIPQMIKSPTFTIIREYKKGRLPLYHMDVYRLEDASADELGLEEYFYGAGVSVVEWAQFVREDLPEEYLEVQLFHIDENTRKMVVKPVGQRYEQLAMEVFGK; encoded by the coding sequence ATGGAATACGAATTAATAATGACAAGTGAAAGAGAGACAAGACTTCGCGCAAAACAACTTGGTGAACAATTGGCAGCTGGAGATGTGATTTTGCTTGAAGGTGATCTCGGCGCTGGAAAAACTACTTTTACCAAAGGTCTTGGTGAAGGTCTTTTGATCCCGCAAATGATTAAAAGTCCGACATTTACAATCATTCGTGAATATAAGAAAGGGCGTTTGCCGCTTTATCATATGGACGTGTACCGTTTGGAAGATGCTTCGGCTGATGAACTTGGCTTGGAGGAGTATTTCTACGGAGCAGGTGTGAGCGTGGTTGAGTGGGCGCAATTTGTTCGTGAGGATTTACCAGAAGAATATTTGGAAGTTCAGCTTTTTCATATAGATGAGAATACGCGCAAGATGGTTGTGAAGCCAGTTGGACAAAGGTATGAGCAACTTGCGATGGAGGTTTTTGGGAAATGA
- the rimI gene encoding ribosomal protein S18-alanine N-acetyltransferase, with protein MSLDDALLFREATVADLKSIMNVENAAFTVPWTEAAFRNEFIINQYAYYLLAIHEEQTVGYAGVWLVLDEGHITNIAIHPDYQGNHYGEALLREMIRVAKERGIVRMTLEVRVSNDVAQGLYKKLGFQDGAIRKNYYPDTKEDALVMWVDL; from the coding sequence GTGAGTTTGGATGATGCCTTATTATTTCGAGAAGCTACGGTGGCTGATTTAAAAAGTATTATGAATGTCGAAAATGCTGCATTCACAGTACCTTGGACGGAAGCGGCTTTTCGGAATGAATTTATTATTAATCAATACGCCTATTATTTACTTGCGATTCACGAGGAGCAAACAGTGGGCTATGCGGGTGTTTGGCTTGTTTTAGACGAAGGACATATTACGAATATTGCGATTCATCCAGATTATCAAGGGAATCATTACGGCGAGGCGCTTTTGCGGGAAATGATTCGGGTTGCGAAAGAGCGCGGTATTGTTCGGATGACGTTAGAAGTTCGCGTATCCAACGATGTAGCACAAGGGCTTTATAAGAAATTAGGATTTCAAGACGGCGCCATTCGGAAAAACTATTATCCGGATACGAAAGAAGACGCGCTAGTGATGTGGGTGGACTTATGA
- a CDS encoding GyrI-like domain-containing protein — MTEKKIDFKKEEKKFYAPKRKPERIFVPEMNFLMVDGKGDPDGEEYQKAVQSLYAIAYTIKMSKMGETRLDGYTDFVVPPLEGFWWSEGKFDLQDRDAWLWTSILRQPDFVTEEVLEWAKEVAKKKKPDVDTSRVKLVRFEEGECVQMMHIGPFSEEVKTVAEMHQFMETEGLHNDTGAVRKHHEIYLSDPRKADPEKMKTILRLPVS; from the coding sequence GAAAATTGATTTTAAAAAAGAAGAAAAGAAATTTTATGCGCCTAAAAGGAAGCCAGAACGTATTTTTGTGCCAGAAATGAATTTTTTGATGGTGGATGGGAAAGGTGACCCGGATGGTGAAGAGTATCAAAAGGCGGTGCAGTCTCTTTATGCGATTGCGTACACGATTAAAATGAGCAAGATGGGCGAGACGCGTCTGGATGGTTACACGGATTTTGTTGTACCGCCACTAGAAGGTTTTTGGTGGTCTGAAGGGAAGTTTGATTTACAAGATAGAGATGCGTGGCTTTGGACATCGATTCTTAGACAACCGGACTTTGTTACCGAAGAAGTGTTGGAATGGGCGAAAGAGGTTGCTAAGAAGAAAAAGCCTGACGTTGATACGAGTCGCGTGAAATTGGTTCGTTTTGAAGAAGGAGAATGTGTGCAGATGATGCATATTGGTCCTTTTAGTGAAGAAGTGAAAACGGTCGCGGAAATGCACCAATTCATGGAAACAGAAGGGCTTCATAATGATACAGGAGCTGTTCGTAAACACCACGAAATTTATTTGAGCGATCCACGTAAAGCAGACCCGGAAAAAATGAAGACCATCCTTCGACTTCCGGTGAGTTGA